TTGAAGAAGAAATGTAGAAATGGAGAGGAGATGAAGGTTTTGGTGGAGGAAAAGGAGGAGAAATGATTGGAAAGGAGGTGAAAGTTGActtaaatattcattttttttcgTCTGTAGTGCCGCATCGCTACTTTTCAACGCCTCAGCGCCAAATTGAGCAaaactagcgcctaggcgctactattctagcgccgcagcgcttgaaCTGTACCCATGAACAGTACCGTGAACAGTACCCGTGaatagtaatttttttaaaaaaaaatttcgggcattacaaagcTCGTCAATGGCAATGCTATTTTCGAGAAATCTGCTATGAATCGTCTGTAATACCCtaccaaaccaagaaaaatccGTACCTCTGAAACTGTCTTTGGAATGGACCATTgtttaataaattcaattttGGATGGATGCTATTCCTTCTTTTGACACGATATGGCCCAAAAATGCCACttgctctaaccagaactcacatttttttaatttcgcATATAATTGCTTCTCCCTCAATGTCTGTAACACGATCTTCAAATGATCACTGTGAAGTTCTCGCGTCttagaataaatcaaaatgtcatcgataAATACAATCACAAAagtatccaaatacggcttaaagacacgattcatcaaatccataaacactgaaggagcattggttaatccaaacgacatcaccaaaaattcataatggccatacctcgttctaaaagcagtcttgggtATGTCCTCAGTTTTTaccttcaattgatgatatccggatcgaagatcgattttcgaaaatacagtGGAcccctgcaattgatcaaaaagatcgtcGATAAGAGGtaaaggatatttatttttaatagttACCTTATTGagttctcgataatcaatgcataatCTCAACGACCCATCATTCTATTTCACGAACTAAATTGGAGCTCTCCATGGCAAGGAACTAGGACAgataaaacctttatctaataaCTCCTGTAATTGATTCTTCAATTCCTTCATCTGAGTTGGatccattctatacggagctttAGAAATTTGAGCTGTACCTGgactcaattcaataacaaactctACCTCTCGATCAGGAGTTAAGCTAGGCACATCATCAGCAAATATATCAGGATATTCCTGAACCACTTCAATATTCTGTAATTGCACATTACTGTCCCTATTCACATCCGATACTAAGGCCAGAAAACTAGTACATCCCTCATTCAACAACTTAATAGCTTGCAAGCAAGAAATAATGGGAGTACTTATCGATGATCCTAAACCAACAATTTCATTATTCTCATGgtcatcaattaaaaatttcaCGGTCTTTTCCATGCAATCAATTACTGCAAGATAAGTAGATAACCAATCAATCGCCAATATAACATCAAAAGCAACCATCGGAATCACAATAAAGTCAGAATACAACAATCTCGAACCTATCTATACTGAACATGCCTTAAGGATACTAGTAGGACAAATTTCATCACCAAAGGGCAACATAATATTGAAATGTAAAGGCATGACAGTAGGCTCGCGAGATAAAGAGTGCATAAGtacttcagacataaaagaatgagttgCTCCAGTATCAATCAACGTAAGTGCttctgttgcgactttgattgt
This sequence is a window from Primulina tabacum isolate GXHZ01 chromosome 17, ASM2559414v2, whole genome shotgun sequence. Protein-coding genes within it:
- the LOC142530473 gene encoding uncharacterized protein LOC142530473, with protein sequence MVAFDVILAIDWLSTYLAVIDCMEKTVKFLIDDHENNEIVGLGSSISTPIISCLQAIKLLNEGCTSFLALVSDVNRDSNVQLQNIEVVQEYPDIFADDVPSLTPDREVEFVIELSPGTAQISKAPYRMDPTQMKELKNQLQELLDKGFICPSSLPWRAPI